The Vitis riparia cultivar Riparia Gloire de Montpellier isolate 1030 chromosome 10, EGFV_Vit.rip_1.0, whole genome shotgun sequence genome includes a region encoding these proteins:
- the LOC117923716 gene encoding probable disease resistance protein At4g27220 isoform X3 → MVEIVISVAAKVAEYLVDPIIRPLGYLFNYHRNITDLNQQIENLHRAREELHIPVNEANRQGDEIRPVVREWLTYAEGIILKRNDFNEHERKASKSCFYLKSRYQLSKQAKKQAEDIVLKIQQAHNFGDRVAYRPSPPPLPFISSASFKNYEAFQSRESTFNQIMEALRNEDMRMIGVWGMGGVGKTTLVKQVAQKEKENKLFHEVVMASNISQTPNIAEIQEKIARMLGLKFEAEEDRAGRLRQRLKREEKILVILDDIWGKLDLRDIGIPDGDDHKGCKVLLTSREHQVLSKDMRTQKEFHLQHLSEDEAWNLFKKTAGDSVENPELRPIAVDVAKKCDGLPVAIVIIANALSGEKVGVWENALEELRTAAPTSIRGVSQKVYKCLELSHNHLGSDEVKSLFLLCALLGDGDISMDRLLQFAMCLNLFESTYSWEKAINKLITLVENLKVSSLLLDHEGDGDSSSSLLFDHAFVRMHDVVRDVARSIASKDPHRFVVREAVGSQEAVELREWQRTDECRNCTRISLICRNMDELPQGLVCPKLEFFLLNSSNDDAYLKIPDAFFQDTIQLRILDLSEVSLTPSPSSLGFLSNLQTLRLNQCQIQDITVIGKLKKLQVLSLAESNIEQLPNEVAQLSDLRMLDLQYCHSLEVIPRNVISSLSQLEYLSMKGSLSIEWEVEGFNRGERINACLSELKHLSGLRTLEVQVSNPSLFPEDDVLFENLNLTRYSIVIGYGWILNDECKASRRLRLQGVTSLYMVKCFSKLLKRSQVLDLWGLNDTKHVVYELDKEGFVELKYLILKQCPTVQYILHSSTSVEWVPPPNTFCMLEELILDDLDNLEAVCHGSIPMGSFGNLRFLRLWGCERLKYVFSLPTQHGRESGFPQLQHLALIELPSVISFYSTRSSGTQESMTFFSQQAAFPALESLHVHNLHNLKALWHNQLPANSFSKLKRLHVTDCDELLNVFPLSVAKVLVQLEDLLIGSCKVLEAIVANENEDEATSLFLFPRLTSLTLFALPQLQRVCFGRFTSRWPLLKELTVWNCNKVEILFQEIGLKSELDNKIQQSLFLVEKVALPGLESLSVDTLDNIRALQPDQLPANSFSKLRKLQVFRCKKLLNLFPVSVASALVQLEDLQIFSSGVKAIVTNENEDEAAPLLLFPNLTSLTLSNLCQLKRFCSGRFSSSWPLLKELEVVDCDKVEILFQQINLECELEPLFWVEQEAFLNLEELRLRLKGTVEIWRGQFSRVSFSKLSYLKIEECQGISVVIPSNMVQILHNLEKLEVRMCDSVNEVIQVEIVGNDGHELTDNEIEFTRLKSLTFYHLPNLKIFCSSTRYVFKFPSLETMEVGECHGMEFFCKGVFDAPRLKSVQDEFFRRILAR, encoded by the exons ATGGTTGAAATTGTTATTTCCGTTGCAGCAAAAGTTGCAGAGTACCTGGTTGATCCAATTATACGTCCACTGGGTTATCTGTTTAACTACCATCGCAACATTACGGATCTCAACCAACAAATTGAAAATCTCCATCGTGCAAGGGAGGAACTGCACATACCTGTGAATGAGGCTAATAGGCAAGGGGATGAAATCCGTCCTGTTGTTCGGGAGTGGCTGACGTATGCCGAAGGGATCATCCTAAAGAGAAATGATTTCAATGAACATGAAAGGAAAGCAAGCAAGAGCTGTTTCTATTTAAAGTCCCGCTACCAGCTAAGCAAGCAAGCAAAGAAGCAGGCTGAGGACATTGTTCTTAAAATCCAACAAGCTCATAACTTTGGTGACAGAGTAGCGTATCgcccttctcctcctcctcttccatTCATCAGCTCTGCATCTTTCAAAAATTATGAAGCTTTCCAGTCAAGAGAGTCTACTTTTAACCAAATTATGGAGGCCTTGAGAAACGAAGATATGCGCATGATCGGTGTCTGGGGAATGGGCGGCGTGGGCAAAACCACTCTTGTCAAACAAGTAGCccaaaaagagaaggaaaacaaGCTCTTTCACGAGGTGGTCATGGCCTCAAACATATCCCAAACTCCCAACATCGcagaaattcaagaaaaaattgCAAGAATGTTGGGTTTGAAATTTGAGGCGGAGGAGGATAGAGCAGGTCGCCTGAGGCAAAGGttgaagagagaggagaaaatCCTGGTGATCTTAGATGATATCTGGGGGAAACTTGACTTGCGAGATATAGGAATTCCTGATGGAGATGATCACAAGGGGTGCAAAGTGCTGCTGACTTCCCGAGAGCATCAGGTTTTATCTAAAGATATGCGTACTCAAAAGGAGTTCCATCTTCAACATTTAAGTGAAGATGAAGCCTGGAATTTATTCAAGAAGACAGCAGGTGATTCCGTGGAGAATCCTGAACTGCGTCCCATAGCAGTTGATGTAGCTAAAAAATGTGACGGTCTACCAGTTGCAATTGTCATCATTGCAAATGCATTAAGTGGTGAGAAGGTGGGTGTATGGGAGAATGCCTTGGAAGAACTGAGAACGGCTGCACCAACAAGCATCAGAGGAGTGAGTCAAAAAGTCTACAAATGTCTGGAGCTGAGCCACAACCATTTGGGAAGTGATGAAGTAAAGTCATTGTTTTTACTTTGCGCTTTGCTGGGGGATGGTGATATTTCCATGGATCGCTTGCTACAATTTGCtatgtgtttgaatttgtttgaAAGTACATATTCATGGGAGAAAGcaataaataaactaattacATTGGTGGAAAACCTCAAAGTCTCAAGCTTGTTGCTTGACCATGAAGGAGATGGTGATAGCTCTTCGAGCTTGCTTTTTGATCACGCTTTTGTCAGAATGCATGATGTTGTTCGAGATGTTGCCAGATCAATTGCATCCAAAGATCCTCATCGATTTGTGGTGAGAGAAGCTGTTGGATCACAAGAAGCTGTTGAATTACGAGAATGGCAGAGGACGGATGAGTGCAGAAATTGCACTCGCATCTCTTTGATATGCAGAAATATGGATGAGCTTCCACAAGGCTTGGTATGTCCGAAACTTGAAttctttttattgaattcaaGTAATGATGATGCTTATTTGAAAATTCCAGATGCCTTTTTCCAAGACACCATACAACTCAGAATTTTAGATTTGTCTGAAGTGTCTCTTACACCATCTCCTTCATCACTTggttttctttcaaatcttcaaacaTTGCGTCTAAATCAATGCCAGATCCAAGACATAACAGTAATTGGAAAACTGAAGAAACTACAAGTCCTTAGTTTGGCAGAGTCCAACATTGAACAGCTGCCAAATGAAGTGGCGCAATTGAGTGATCTAAGGATGTTGGATTTGCAGTATTGCCATAGCCTTGAAGTAATTCCACGAAATGTTATATCAAGTCTATCCCAATTAGAGTATTTGAGTATGAAAGGAAGTTTAAGTATTGAATGGGAGGTGGAAGGATTTAATAGGGGAGAAAGAATTAATGCTTGCCTTTCTGAGCTGAAACACCTGTCTGGTTTGAGGACTTTGGAGGTACAAGTATCAAATCCCAGTTTGTTTCCAGAAGATGATGTGCTCTTCGAAAACCTCAACTTGACCAGATATTCAATAGTAATAGGCTATGGCTGGATACTAAATGATGAGTGTAAAGCCTCAAGAAGGTTGAGGTTGCAAGGGGTTACAAGTCTTTATATGGTGAAGTGCTTCTCCAAGCTGTTGAAAAGAAGTCAAGTTCTAGACTTGTGGGGATTGAATGATACTAAGCATGTGGTTTATGAGTTAGACAAGGAGGGTTTCGTTGAACTCAAGTATCTCATTCTCAAGCAATGTCCTACCGTTCAATACATCCTTCATTCCAGTACTTCAGTGGAATGGGTTCCACCACCTAATACCTTCTGTATGTTGGAAGAACTGATTCTTGATGACCTAGATAACTTGGAGGCAGTATGCCATGGCTCAATTCCGATGGGGTCTTTTGGTAACTTAAGATTTCTAAGACTGTGGGGTTGTGAGAGGTTGAAATATGTTTTCTCTCTTCCCACACAACATGGAAGGGAATCAGGTTTTCCTCAACTGCAACATTTGGCGTTGATTGAACTCCCATCGGTCATTAGCTTCTACTCCACAAGAAGCAGTGGTACCCAGGAGTCAATGACATTTTTCAGTCAACAG GCTGCATTCCCTGCCTTGGAGTCCTTGCATGTACATAATCTACATAATCTGAAAGCATTGTGGCACAACCAACTTCCAGCAAATTCCTTTTCCAAACTAAAGCGCTTGCATGTAACTGACTGTGATGAATTGCTGAATGTTTTTCCCCTTTCCGTGGCGAAAGTACTTGTGCAACTTGAGGACCTACTGATAGGCTCTTGTAAAGTACTAGAGGCAATTGTTGCTAATGAGAATGAAGATGAAGCAACATCTTTATTCTTATTCCCTAGACTAACCTCTCTCACACTCTTTGCTTTACCCCAACTCCAAAGAGTTTGCTTCGGAAG GTTTACTTCAAGATGGCCACTTTtaaaagaattgacagtgtggAATTGTAATAAAGTGGAGATACTATTTCAAGAAATAGGTTTGAAAAGTGAACTTGACAACAAAATTCAGCAATCGCTCTTCTTGGTTGAAAAG GTTGCACTCCCGGGCTTGGAGTCCTTGTCTGTAGACACACTGGATAATATAAGAGCATTGCAGCCTGACCAACTTCCAGcaaattcattttccaaattaaGGAAATTGCAAGTATTTCGATGCAAAAAATTGCTAAATCTTTTTCCGGTTTCTGTGGCGAGTGCTCTTGTGCAACTTGAGGACCTACAGATATTCTCGAGTGGAGTGAAGGCAATTGTTAccaatgaaaatgaagatgaagcAGCACCTTTACTCTTATTCCCTAACCTTACCTCTCTCACACTCTCCAATTTATGCCAACTCAAAAGATTTTGCTCTGGAAGGTTTAGTTCAAGCTGGCCACTTCTGAAAGAATTGGAAGTGGTCGATTGTGATAAAGTGGAGATACTCtttcaacaaataaatttggaatGTGAACTTGAGCCACTCTTCTGGGTAGAACAG GAAGCATTTCTTAATTTGGAAGAACTAAGATTGAGATTAAAGGGCACTGTGGAGATATGGCGAGGCCAATTTTCAAGGGTGTCTTTTTCGAAGTTAAGCTATTTGAAGATAGAAGAGTGTCAGGGTATTTCGGTTGTGATTCCCTCAAATATGGTTCAAATACTACATAATCTAGAAAAACTAGAGGTGAGAATGTGTGATTCAGTGAATGAGGTTATCCAAGTAGAAATAGTGGGAAATGATGGACATGAACTAACAGATAATGAGATTGAGTTCACCAGATTAAAGAGTTTGACATTTTATCATTTGCCAAATCTGAAAATCTTTTGCTCATCAACAAGATATGTCTTCAAATTCCCATCCTTGGAAACAATGGAGGTGGGAGAATGTCATGGGATGGAATTTTTTTGCAAGGGAGTCTTTGACGCACCAAGGCTAAAAAGTGTACAAGATGAATTTTTTCGAAGAATATTAGCAAGATGA
- the LOC117923716 gene encoding probable disease resistance protein At4g27220 isoform X4: MVEIVISVAAKVAEYLVDPIIRPLGYLFNYHRNITDLNQQIENLHRAREELHIPVNEANRQGDEIRPVVREWLTYAEGIILKRNDFNEHERKASKSCFYLKSRYQLSKQAKKQAEDIVLKIQQAHNFGDRVAYRPSPPPLPFISSASFKNYEAFQSRESTFNQIMEALRNEDMRMIGVWGMGGVGKTTLVKQVAQKEKENKLFHEVVMASNISQTPNIAEIQEKIARMLGLKFEAEEDRAGRLRQRLKREEKILVILDDIWGKLDLRDIGIPDGDDHKGCKVLLTSREHQVLSKDMRTQKEFHLQHLSEDEAWNLFKKTAGDSVENPELRPIAVDVAKKCDGLPVAIVIIANALSGEKVGVWENALEELRTAAPTSIRGVSQKVYKCLELSHNHLGSDEVKSLFLLCALLGDGDISMDRLLQFAMCLNLFESTYSWEKAINKLITLVENLKVSSLLLDHEGDGDSSSSLLFDHAFVRMHDVVRDVARSIASKDPHRFVVREAVGSQEAVELREWQRTDECRNCTRISLICRNMDELPQGLVCPKLEFFLLNSSNDDAYLKIPDAFFQDTIQLRILDLSEVSLTPSPSSLGFLSNLQTLRLNQCQIQDITVIGKLKKLQVLSLAESNIEQLPNEVAQLSDLRMLDLQYCHSLEVIPRNVISSLSQLEYLSMKGSLSIEWEVEGFNRGERINACLSELKHLSGLRTLEVQVSNPSLFPEDDVLFENLNLTRYSIVIGYGWILNDECKASRRLRLQGVTSLYMVKCFSKLLKRSQVLDLWGLNDTKHVVYELDKEGFVELKYLILKQCPTVQYILHSSTSVEWVPPPNTFCMLEELILDDLDNLEAVCHGSIPMGSFGNLRFLRLWGCERLKYVFSLPTQHGRESGFPQLQHLALIELPSVISFYSTRSSGTQESMTFFSQQAAFPALESLHVHNLHNLKALWHNQLPANSFSKLKRLHVTDCDELLNVFPLSVAKVLVQLEDLLIGSCKVLEAIVANENEDEATSLFLFPRLTSLTLFALPQLQRVCFGRFTSRWPSELDNKIQQSLFLVEKAAFPALESLLVQSLHKVKALWHNQLPANSFSKLKRLHVTDCDELLNVFPLSVAKVLVQLEDLHICSCEVVEAIVANENEDEATSLFLFPRLTSLTLNTLPQLQRFCFGRFTSRWPLLKELTVWNCNKVEILFQEIGLKSELDNKIQQSLFLVEKVALPGLESLSVDTLDNIRALQPDQLPANSFSKLRKLQVFRCKKLLNLFPVSVASALVQLEDLQIFSSGVKAIVTNENEDEAAPLLLFPNLTSLTLSNLCQLKRFCSGRFSSSWPLLKELEVVDCDKVEILFQQINLECELEPLFWVEQGYKEEDSEKLDSINLDLRDEDFEED; this comes from the exons ATGGTTGAAATTGTTATTTCCGTTGCAGCAAAAGTTGCAGAGTACCTGGTTGATCCAATTATACGTCCACTGGGTTATCTGTTTAACTACCATCGCAACATTACGGATCTCAACCAACAAATTGAAAATCTCCATCGTGCAAGGGAGGAACTGCACATACCTGTGAATGAGGCTAATAGGCAAGGGGATGAAATCCGTCCTGTTGTTCGGGAGTGGCTGACGTATGCCGAAGGGATCATCCTAAAGAGAAATGATTTCAATGAACATGAAAGGAAAGCAAGCAAGAGCTGTTTCTATTTAAAGTCCCGCTACCAGCTAAGCAAGCAAGCAAAGAAGCAGGCTGAGGACATTGTTCTTAAAATCCAACAAGCTCATAACTTTGGTGACAGAGTAGCGTATCgcccttctcctcctcctcttccatTCATCAGCTCTGCATCTTTCAAAAATTATGAAGCTTTCCAGTCAAGAGAGTCTACTTTTAACCAAATTATGGAGGCCTTGAGAAACGAAGATATGCGCATGATCGGTGTCTGGGGAATGGGCGGCGTGGGCAAAACCACTCTTGTCAAACAAGTAGCccaaaaagagaaggaaaacaaGCTCTTTCACGAGGTGGTCATGGCCTCAAACATATCCCAAACTCCCAACATCGcagaaattcaagaaaaaattgCAAGAATGTTGGGTTTGAAATTTGAGGCGGAGGAGGATAGAGCAGGTCGCCTGAGGCAAAGGttgaagagagaggagaaaatCCTGGTGATCTTAGATGATATCTGGGGGAAACTTGACTTGCGAGATATAGGAATTCCTGATGGAGATGATCACAAGGGGTGCAAAGTGCTGCTGACTTCCCGAGAGCATCAGGTTTTATCTAAAGATATGCGTACTCAAAAGGAGTTCCATCTTCAACATTTAAGTGAAGATGAAGCCTGGAATTTATTCAAGAAGACAGCAGGTGATTCCGTGGAGAATCCTGAACTGCGTCCCATAGCAGTTGATGTAGCTAAAAAATGTGACGGTCTACCAGTTGCAATTGTCATCATTGCAAATGCATTAAGTGGTGAGAAGGTGGGTGTATGGGAGAATGCCTTGGAAGAACTGAGAACGGCTGCACCAACAAGCATCAGAGGAGTGAGTCAAAAAGTCTACAAATGTCTGGAGCTGAGCCACAACCATTTGGGAAGTGATGAAGTAAAGTCATTGTTTTTACTTTGCGCTTTGCTGGGGGATGGTGATATTTCCATGGATCGCTTGCTACAATTTGCtatgtgtttgaatttgtttgaAAGTACATATTCATGGGAGAAAGcaataaataaactaattacATTGGTGGAAAACCTCAAAGTCTCAAGCTTGTTGCTTGACCATGAAGGAGATGGTGATAGCTCTTCGAGCTTGCTTTTTGATCACGCTTTTGTCAGAATGCATGATGTTGTTCGAGATGTTGCCAGATCAATTGCATCCAAAGATCCTCATCGATTTGTGGTGAGAGAAGCTGTTGGATCACAAGAAGCTGTTGAATTACGAGAATGGCAGAGGACGGATGAGTGCAGAAATTGCACTCGCATCTCTTTGATATGCAGAAATATGGATGAGCTTCCACAAGGCTTGGTATGTCCGAAACTTGAAttctttttattgaattcaaGTAATGATGATGCTTATTTGAAAATTCCAGATGCCTTTTTCCAAGACACCATACAACTCAGAATTTTAGATTTGTCTGAAGTGTCTCTTACACCATCTCCTTCATCACTTggttttctttcaaatcttcaaacaTTGCGTCTAAATCAATGCCAGATCCAAGACATAACAGTAATTGGAAAACTGAAGAAACTACAAGTCCTTAGTTTGGCAGAGTCCAACATTGAACAGCTGCCAAATGAAGTGGCGCAATTGAGTGATCTAAGGATGTTGGATTTGCAGTATTGCCATAGCCTTGAAGTAATTCCACGAAATGTTATATCAAGTCTATCCCAATTAGAGTATTTGAGTATGAAAGGAAGTTTAAGTATTGAATGGGAGGTGGAAGGATTTAATAGGGGAGAAAGAATTAATGCTTGCCTTTCTGAGCTGAAACACCTGTCTGGTTTGAGGACTTTGGAGGTACAAGTATCAAATCCCAGTTTGTTTCCAGAAGATGATGTGCTCTTCGAAAACCTCAACTTGACCAGATATTCAATAGTAATAGGCTATGGCTGGATACTAAATGATGAGTGTAAAGCCTCAAGAAGGTTGAGGTTGCAAGGGGTTACAAGTCTTTATATGGTGAAGTGCTTCTCCAAGCTGTTGAAAAGAAGTCAAGTTCTAGACTTGTGGGGATTGAATGATACTAAGCATGTGGTTTATGAGTTAGACAAGGAGGGTTTCGTTGAACTCAAGTATCTCATTCTCAAGCAATGTCCTACCGTTCAATACATCCTTCATTCCAGTACTTCAGTGGAATGGGTTCCACCACCTAATACCTTCTGTATGTTGGAAGAACTGATTCTTGATGACCTAGATAACTTGGAGGCAGTATGCCATGGCTCAATTCCGATGGGGTCTTTTGGTAACTTAAGATTTCTAAGACTGTGGGGTTGTGAGAGGTTGAAATATGTTTTCTCTCTTCCCACACAACATGGAAGGGAATCAGGTTTTCCTCAACTGCAACATTTGGCGTTGATTGAACTCCCATCGGTCATTAGCTTCTACTCCACAAGAAGCAGTGGTACCCAGGAGTCAATGACATTTTTCAGTCAACAG GCTGCATTCCCTGCCTTGGAGTCCTTGCATGTACATAATCTACATAATCTGAAAGCATTGTGGCACAACCAACTTCCAGCAAATTCCTTTTCCAAACTAAAGCGCTTGCATGTAACTGACTGTGATGAATTGCTGAATGTTTTTCCCCTTTCCGTGGCGAAAGTACTTGTGCAACTTGAGGACCTACTGATAGGCTCTTGTAAAGTACTAGAGGCAATTGTTGCTAATGAGAATGAAGATGAAGCAACATCTTTATTCTTATTCCCTAGACTAACCTCTCTCACACTCTTTGCTTTACCCCAACTCCAAAGAGTTTGCTTCGGAAGGTTTACTTCAAGATGGCCAAGTGAACTTGACAACAAAATTCAGCAATCGCTCTTCTTGGTTGAAAAG GCTGCATTCCCTGCCTTGGAGTCCTTGCTTGTACAATCTCTACATAAAGTGAAAGCATTGTGGCACAACCAACTTCCAGCAAATTCCTTTTCCAAACTAAAGCGCTTGCATGTAACTGACTGTGATGAATTGCTGAATGTTTTTCCCCTTTCCGTGGCGAAAGTCCTTGTGCAACTTGAGGACCTACATATATGCTCTTGTGAAGTAGTAGAGGCAATTGTTGCTAATGAGAATGAGGATGAAGCAACATCTTTATTCTTATTCCCTAGACTAACCTCTCTCACACTCAATACTTTACCCCAACTCCAAAGATTTTGCTTCGGAAGGTTTACTTCAAGATGGCCACTTTtaaaagaattgacagtgtggAATTGTAATAAAGTGGAGATACTATTTCAAGAAATAGGTTTGAAAAGTGAACTTGACAACAAAATTCAGCAATCGCTCTTCTTGGTTGAAAAG GTTGCACTCCCGGGCTTGGAGTCCTTGTCTGTAGACACACTGGATAATATAAGAGCATTGCAGCCTGACCAACTTCCAGcaaattcattttccaaattaaGGAAATTGCAAGTATTTCGATGCAAAAAATTGCTAAATCTTTTTCCGGTTTCTGTGGCGAGTGCTCTTGTGCAACTTGAGGACCTACAGATATTCTCGAGTGGAGTGAAGGCAATTGTTAccaatgaaaatgaagatgaagcAGCACCTTTACTCTTATTCCCTAACCTTACCTCTCTCACACTCTCCAATTTATGCCAACTCAAAAGATTTTGCTCTGGAAGGTTTAGTTCAAGCTGGCCACTTCTGAAAGAATTGGAAGTGGTCGATTGTGATAAAGTGGAGATACTCtttcaacaaataaatttggaatGTGAACTTGAGCCACTCTTCTGGGTAGAACAG GGTTATAAAGAGGAAGATTCTGAAAAATTGGATTCTATCAATTTAGATCTTAGGGatgaggattttgaagaagACTGA